A single genomic interval of Nonomuraea rubra harbors:
- a CDS encoding cupin domain-containing protein — protein MSDVLVPDVADLSRMLATAGAFSVPVHDVRLTPDDLDPAQIVAGDPVTSSLELGGGRGIWEITPGVVTDVERDELFVVLSGRATIAVEGGTTVEVGPGDVCLLAEGAKTTWIVHETLRKVYQAR, from the coding sequence ATGTCTGATGTGCTGGTGCCCGACGTGGCCGACCTCAGCCGGATGCTCGCCACGGCGGGAGCCTTCTCCGTGCCCGTCCACGACGTACGGCTGACCCCCGACGACCTCGACCCCGCGCAGATCGTCGCCGGCGATCCCGTCACCTCCTCCCTGGAGCTGGGCGGCGGCCGGGGCATCTGGGAGATCACGCCGGGCGTCGTGACGGACGTGGAACGCGACGAGCTCTTCGTCGTGCTGTCGGGGCGCGCCACGATCGCCGTCGAGGGCGGCACCACCGTCGAGGTGGGGCCCGGCGACGTGTGCCTGCTGGCCGAGGGCGCGAAGACCACCTGGATCGTGCACGAGACGCTGCGCAAGGTGTACCAGGCGCGTTAG
- a CDS encoding TetR/AcrR family transcriptional regulator — MTGKTFSSVWLREPRKAASPGRTREEIVRAAVELLNEEGLSGLSMRRLGAKLSAGATSLYWYVATKDELLELVYDEVWGEMTVPDPDEVGWREAASVLAHSMRQVILSHPWSADLIGRLPALGPNALHVANEMRRMFKQAGFTGLDTDYAIATLTAYIFGMTIPEIAWNAKSGAEQYDAEEMKSAVARLAARYPHMRESHQMTETEDPRVVREVAFDFGLVSVLDGLERRLPT; from the coding sequence ATGACAGGCAAGACGTTCTCCTCGGTGTGGCTGCGCGAACCCCGCAAGGCCGCCAGTCCCGGCCGCACCCGGGAGGAGATCGTCAGAGCCGCGGTCGAGCTGCTCAACGAGGAGGGGCTGTCCGGGCTGAGCATGCGCAGGCTCGGCGCGAAGCTGAGCGCGGGCGCCACCAGCCTGTACTGGTACGTCGCCACCAAGGACGAGCTGCTGGAGCTGGTCTACGACGAGGTGTGGGGCGAGATGACGGTCCCCGACCCCGACGAGGTGGGCTGGCGGGAGGCCGCCTCCGTCCTGGCCCACAGCATGCGGCAGGTGATCCTGAGCCACCCGTGGTCGGCCGACCTCATCGGCCGCCTGCCCGCCCTCGGCCCCAACGCGCTGCACGTCGCCAACGAGATGCGCAGGATGTTCAAGCAGGCCGGCTTCACCGGGCTGGACACCGACTACGCCATCGCCACGCTGACGGCCTACATCTTCGGCATGACGATCCCCGAGATCGCCTGGAACGCCAAGTCGGGCGCCGAGCAGTACGACGCCGAGGAGATGAAGTCGGCGGTCGCCCGGCTCGCCGCGAGGTACCCGCACATGCGGGAGAGCCATCAGATGACCGAGACGGAGGATCCGCGCGTGGTGCGGGAGGTCGCCTTCGACTTCGGGCTCGTGTCGGTGCTCGACGGTCTTGAGCGGCGGCTGCCGACGTAG
- a CDS encoding AMP-binding protein codes for MSDFRAARDFLLGADAATARRDFRWPELGAFNWALDWFDGVLATETPDAVALKIVGESSATYTFAELSERSSQVANWLHEQGVRRGDRVLLMLGNQAELWESLLAVMKLGAVVIPATTLLTGKDIVERIERGHVSHVIANASDAGKFPAGEYTKIAVGDAYNWLPYHDAYHAHDRFTPDEQTRAGDTLLLYFTSGTTSQPKLVEHTHASYPAGHLSTMFWIGVRPGDVHLNVSSPGWAKHAWSNVFAPWNAGATVLVHDYRRFSAPALLEVLRDERVSTFCAPPTVWRMLIQEDLAAWKLPLRTAVAAGEPLNPEIIDQVAKAWGITIRDGYGQTETTAQIGNAPGEAVKAGSMGLPLPGYDVVLIDPITGEQGNDGEICLPLDARRPLGLMSGYVGGSTEAMRDGFYHTGDVATRDDDGYITYVGRTDDVFKASDYRISPFELESVLLEHAAVAEAAVVPAPDPVRLAVPKAYVTLAPGFEPGEETARSIFEHCRRELAPYKRVRRLEFDELPKTISGKIRRVELRVREPRKEYREEDLNP; via the coding sequence ATGAGCGATTTCCGTGCCGCCCGTGACTTCCTGCTCGGGGCCGACGCCGCCACCGCCCGCCGCGACTTCCGCTGGCCCGAGCTGGGCGCGTTCAACTGGGCGCTCGACTGGTTCGACGGCGTGCTGGCCACCGAGACGCCCGACGCCGTCGCTCTCAAGATCGTGGGCGAGAGCAGCGCCACCTACACCTTCGCCGAGTTGTCCGAACGTTCGAGCCAGGTCGCCAACTGGCTGCACGAGCAGGGGGTGCGCCGGGGCGACCGGGTCCTGCTGATGCTGGGCAACCAGGCCGAGCTGTGGGAGTCGCTGCTGGCCGTGATGAAGCTGGGCGCGGTCGTCATCCCGGCGACCACGCTGCTGACCGGCAAGGACATCGTGGAGCGGATCGAGCGCGGGCACGTCTCCCACGTCATCGCCAATGCCTCCGACGCGGGCAAGTTCCCGGCCGGCGAGTACACGAAGATCGCCGTGGGCGACGCCTACAACTGGTTGCCGTACCACGACGCCTACCACGCGCACGACCGGTTCACCCCCGACGAGCAGACCCGCGCGGGCGACACGCTGCTGCTCTACTTCACCTCCGGCACCACCTCGCAGCCGAAGCTGGTCGAGCACACGCACGCCTCCTACCCGGCCGGGCACCTGTCGACGATGTTCTGGATCGGGGTGCGGCCCGGCGACGTGCACCTGAACGTGTCCTCGCCCGGATGGGCCAAGCACGCGTGGAGCAACGTGTTCGCCCCGTGGAACGCCGGGGCCACCGTGCTCGTCCACGACTACCGGCGCTTCTCCGCGCCCGCGCTGCTGGAGGTGCTGCGCGACGAGCGGGTGAGCACGTTCTGCGCGCCGCCGACCGTGTGGCGGATGCTCATCCAGGAGGACCTGGCGGCGTGGAAGCTGCCCCTGCGTACGGCCGTGGCCGCCGGCGAGCCGCTGAACCCCGAGATCATCGACCAGGTGGCCAAGGCGTGGGGCATCACGATCAGGGACGGCTACGGCCAGACGGAGACGACGGCGCAGATCGGCAACGCCCCGGGCGAGGCGGTCAAGGCGGGCTCGATGGGGCTGCCGCTGCCCGGGTACGACGTGGTGCTGATCGACCCGATCACGGGCGAGCAGGGGAACGACGGCGAGATCTGCCTGCCGCTGGACGCCCGCCGCCCCCTCGGCCTCATGTCCGGATATGTCGGTGGATCGACGGAGGCCATGCGCGACGGCTTCTACCACACGGGCGACGTCGCCACCCGCGACGACGACGGGTACATCACCTACGTGGGCAGGACCGACGACGTCTTCAAGGCCTCCGACTACCGCATCTCGCCGTTCGAGCTGGAGAGCGTGCTGCTGGAGCACGCCGCCGTCGCCGAGGCCGCCGTGGTGCCCGCGCCCGACCCGGTGCGCCTGGCCGTGCCGAAGGCGTACGTGACGCTCGCCCCCGGGTTCGAGCCGGGCGAGGAGACGGCCCGGTCGATCTTCGAGCACTGCCGCAGGGAGCTGGCACCGTACAAGCGGGTGCGGCGGCTGGAGTTTGACGAGCTGCCCAAGACCATCTCGGGCAAGATCCGCCGGGTTGAGCTGCGCGTACGCGAGCCGCGCAAGGAGTACCGCGAGGAGGACCTCAATCCATGA
- a CDS encoding PucR family transcriptional regulator, producing MLPTIADVLALETVRRGSPRVVAGADRLDTKVRWVHVGEIADIAHLLRGGELVLTTGVALPEDPEKLADYIGELSSVGASGLIVELGRRFVRELPRAVVKSAEEHGFPVIVLTRETPFVQITESVHERIIDIQLEELRASEQLHEVFTELSVEGASPAEVLAQVARLSGRPVLLENLAHQVLAAESAGRDAGALLAGWETRSRTVAPAERTAYDPASGWLVTTVGARGQDWGRLILLCDAAPSPRDLVLAERAATTLALGRLLERHQESLERQAHGTIITGILTHAYADPDEAAARARAVGVPLTGRKLISVVIRPTEHIDQALDGQAQLGELAEATAAACRDARLPALVGALDQERVGVLLPLPPRTQAEPALTSLAERLRVLWGPGTAFVLAAGSVVESIRDVRRSFLEAEQVADVAVRQPDGRPFYRLPDLRLRGLLHLLRDDARLQTFAERELGPLLAHDAQRGGDLTRILRVYLDSGRNKAVAAQKAHLSRPAFYDRLRRLERILDTDLDDVESCLSLHVALLALESFRRESR from the coding sequence GTGTTGCCCACCATCGCCGACGTCCTCGCCCTGGAGACCGTACGCCGGGGCAGCCCGCGCGTGGTCGCGGGCGCCGACCGGCTCGACACCAAGGTGCGGTGGGTGCACGTGGGCGAGATCGCCGACATCGCCCACCTGCTGCGCGGCGGGGAGCTGGTGCTCACCACGGGAGTGGCCCTGCCCGAGGACCCGGAGAAGCTCGCCGACTACATCGGCGAGCTGTCCTCCGTCGGGGCGTCCGGGCTGATCGTGGAGCTGGGCCGCAGGTTCGTCCGCGAGCTGCCGCGGGCCGTGGTCAAGTCGGCCGAGGAGCACGGGTTCCCGGTCATCGTGCTGACCCGCGAGACGCCGTTCGTGCAGATCACCGAGTCGGTGCACGAGCGGATCATCGACATCCAGCTCGAAGAGCTGCGGGCCTCGGAGCAGTTGCATGAGGTCTTCACCGAGCTGTCGGTCGAGGGCGCCTCGCCGGCAGAGGTGCTGGCCCAGGTGGCACGCCTGTCGGGGCGTCCCGTACTGCTGGAGAACCTGGCGCACCAGGTGCTCGCCGCCGAGTCCGCCGGGCGCGACGCCGGGGCGCTGCTGGCGGGGTGGGAGACCAGGTCGCGGACGGTGGCGCCGGCCGAGCGCACCGCGTACGACCCGGCCTCCGGCTGGCTGGTGACCACGGTCGGGGCGCGCGGGCAGGACTGGGGGCGGCTCATCCTGCTCTGCGACGCGGCGCCGTCGCCGCGCGACCTGGTGCTGGCCGAGCGCGCCGCCACCACGCTGGCGCTGGGCCGCCTGCTGGAGCGCCACCAGGAGTCCCTCGAACGCCAGGCGCACGGCACGATCATCACCGGCATCCTGACCCACGCCTACGCCGACCCCGACGAGGCCGCCGCCCGCGCCCGCGCGGTGGGCGTGCCGCTCACCGGACGCAAGCTGATCAGCGTGGTCATCAGGCCGACCGAGCACATCGACCAGGCCCTCGACGGGCAGGCGCAGCTCGGCGAGCTGGCCGAGGCGACCGCCGCCGCCTGCCGCGACGCCCGCCTGCCCGCCCTGGTGGGCGCGCTCGACCAGGAGCGGGTGGGGGTGCTGCTGCCGCTCCCGCCGCGTACCCAGGCGGAGCCCGCGCTCACCTCGCTGGCCGAGCGGCTGCGCGTGCTGTGGGGGCCGGGCACGGCGTTCGTGCTGGCGGCGGGCTCGGTGGTGGAGTCGATCAGGGACGTACGCCGCAGCTTCCTCGAAGCCGAGCAGGTGGCGGACGTGGCGGTCCGCCAGCCGGACGGCCGGCCCTTCTACCGGCTGCCCGACCTGCGCCTGCGCGGCCTGCTCCACCTGCTGCGCGACGACGCGCGGCTGCAGACGTTCGCCGAGCGGGAGCTGGGCCCGCTGCTGGCCCACGACGCGCAGCGCGGCGGCGACCTGACCCGGATCCTGCGCGTCTACCTGGACTCGGGCCGCAACAAGGCCGTCGCGGCACAGAAGGCCCACCTGTCCAGGCCCGCGTTCTACGACCGCCTGCGCCGCCTCGAACGCATCCTCGACACCGATCTGGACGACGTCGAGTCGTGCCTCTCGCTGCACGTGGCGCTGCTGGCACTGGAGTCCTTCCGCCGGGAGAGCCGCTGA
- a CDS encoding MFS transporter → MTSNTVRDPRRWWILAVLCLALLVLGIDNTVLNLAIPSLNQEMGATPSDIQWIIDAYVLAFAGLLLTSGSLSDKYGRRRFLIIGLVFFGGASLLAVLVTEPWQLIAARGLMGVGGALVMPSTLSILMTVFDEEERRKAMAAWSAVALISLVSGPTVGGFLLEHYWWGSVFLLNIPIAAVAVVAAVVLMPETRSEGRKIDPVGVVLSIVGLTAAVYVIIEREWNIPVIVLAVAALVAFVIWERRQDEPMLPLFLFANRNFSGASFSILLMSFGAGAVMLILTQYLQFVLGYGEMQAGLAMLPYAVAAAIFNGVGAGLGKKLSNRVLVFAGLLLMAGGFVVMALTTGFLPLATGLVIMGMGGGLAGPAAYTSLMGAIPVERAGVGSALNDTVQQVGMALSIAVLGSVLATRYTSEMPGSLPALARESIGGAHTLGFAEAGNQAFTSAMHLGSWVGAAFCVAAALLAVTVLRPAAPVASPELAKV, encoded by the coding sequence GTGACCTCGAACACTGTACGAGACCCCCGTCGATGGTGGATCCTCGCCGTCCTTTGCCTGGCGCTGCTGGTCCTCGGCATCGACAACACCGTGCTCAACCTGGCCATCCCCTCGCTGAACCAGGAGATGGGCGCGACGCCGTCCGACATCCAGTGGATCATCGACGCCTACGTGCTGGCCTTCGCCGGCCTGCTGCTCACCTCGGGCAGCCTGTCCGACAAGTACGGCCGCCGCCGCTTCCTGATCATCGGCCTGGTCTTCTTCGGCGGCGCGTCCCTGCTGGCCGTGCTCGTCACCGAGCCCTGGCAGCTCATCGCCGCCCGCGGCCTCATGGGCGTCGGCGGCGCGCTCGTCATGCCGTCCACGCTGTCGATCCTGATGACCGTGTTCGACGAGGAGGAGCGGCGCAAGGCGATGGCCGCGTGGAGCGCCGTGGCCCTGATCAGCCTGGTCTCGGGGCCGACCGTGGGCGGATTCCTGCTGGAGCACTACTGGTGGGGCTCGGTCTTCCTGCTGAACATCCCCATCGCCGCGGTCGCCGTCGTGGCCGCCGTCGTGCTCATGCCCGAGACACGCAGCGAGGGCAGGAAGATCGACCCGGTGGGCGTGGTGCTGTCGATCGTCGGCCTGACCGCGGCCGTCTACGTGATCATCGAGCGCGAGTGGAACATTCCCGTCATCGTGCTGGCCGTCGCCGCCCTCGTCGCCTTCGTGATCTGGGAGCGGCGCCAGGACGAGCCGATGCTGCCGCTCTTCCTGTTCGCCAACCGCAACTTCAGCGGCGCCTCCTTCTCGATCCTGCTCATGTCGTTCGGCGCCGGCGCCGTGATGCTGATCCTCACCCAGTACCTGCAGTTCGTGCTGGGGTACGGGGAGATGCAGGCCGGGCTGGCCATGCTGCCGTACGCCGTGGCCGCCGCGATCTTCAACGGCGTGGGCGCCGGCCTCGGCAAGAAGCTCAGCAACCGGGTGCTGGTGTTCGCGGGGCTGCTGCTGATGGCAGGCGGCTTCGTCGTCATGGCGCTGACCACCGGCTTCCTGCCCCTGGCCACCGGGCTGGTGATCATGGGGATGGGTGGCGGCCTGGCCGGTCCCGCCGCCTACACCTCCCTCATGGGGGCCATCCCCGTGGAGCGCGCCGGTGTCGGGTCCGCGCTCAACGACACCGTGCAGCAGGTCGGCATGGCGCTCAGCATCGCCGTGCTGGGCAGCGTGCTGGCCACCCGGTACACCTCCGAGATGCCCGGCTCCCTGCCCGCTCTGGCCAGGGAGTCGATCGGCGGCGCCCACACCCTGGGCTTCGCCGAGGCGGGCAACCAGGCGTTCACGTCGGCGATGCATCTGGGGTCGTGGGTGGGCGCCGCGTTCTGCGTGGCCGCCGCGCTGCTCGCCGTCACGGTGCTGCGCCCGGCCGCGCCCGTCGCCTCTCCCGAGCTCGCGAAGGTCTGA
- a CDS encoding aspartate aminotransferase family protein — protein sequence MSELLARHRAVMPNWLALNYNDPIEIVSGKGNRVIDADGKSYLDFFAGILTNMIGYDIPEVREAVERQLATGVVHTSTVYLLRGQIELAEKIARLSGIPDAKVFFTNSGTEANETALLLATYARRSDQVLAMRQSYHGRSFGAISVTSNRSWKNNSLSPLNVHFLHGADRHLTQFKGLSDADYIRACVDDLRHVLATSVSNDVAALIAEPIQGVGGFTMAPDGLFAAYKEVLDEQGILFISDEVQTGWGRTGSAFFGIENHGVTPDMITFAKGLGNGFAVGGIVARGDLMDAPHAVGLSTFGGNPISMAAANATLDYVLDHNLQANAARTGEIIIGGLKAAAERLPVVQDVRGKGLMFAVELQSPAQAARFMELTKQAGLLAGKGGLYGTAIRMAPPLTLTVDEATEGLGIIVTALETIDAEAAAQ from the coding sequence ATGTCGGAGCTTCTCGCGCGCCACCGGGCAGTGATGCCGAACTGGCTGGCCCTCAACTACAACGACCCCATCGAGATCGTCAGCGGCAAGGGCAACCGCGTCATCGACGCTGACGGCAAGAGTTACCTCGACTTCTTCGCCGGGATCCTGACCAACATGATCGGGTACGACATCCCCGAGGTACGTGAGGCCGTCGAGCGCCAGCTCGCCACCGGTGTGGTCCACACCAGCACCGTCTACCTGCTGCGCGGCCAGATCGAGCTGGCCGAGAAGATCGCGCGCCTGTCCGGCATCCCCGACGCCAAGGTCTTCTTCACCAACTCCGGCACCGAGGCCAACGAGACCGCGCTGCTGCTGGCCACGTACGCGCGCAGGAGCGACCAGGTGCTGGCCATGCGCCAGAGCTACCACGGCCGCAGCTTCGGCGCGATCAGCGTCACCTCCAACCGGTCGTGGAAGAACAACTCGCTCTCCCCGCTCAACGTGCACTTCCTGCACGGCGCCGACCGGCACCTGACCCAGTTCAAGGGCCTGTCGGACGCCGACTACATCCGGGCCTGCGTGGACGACCTGCGCCACGTGCTGGCCACGTCCGTCTCCAACGACGTCGCGGCGCTGATCGCCGAGCCGATCCAGGGCGTGGGCGGCTTCACGATGGCCCCCGACGGGCTGTTCGCGGCGTACAAGGAGGTGCTGGACGAGCAGGGCATCCTGTTCATCTCGGACGAGGTGCAGACCGGCTGGGGCCGGACCGGCAGCGCGTTCTTCGGCATCGAGAACCACGGCGTCACCCCCGACATGATCACGTTCGCCAAGGGGCTCGGGAACGGCTTCGCGGTCGGCGGCATCGTCGCGCGCGGCGACCTCATGGACGCCCCGCACGCCGTCGGCCTGTCCACCTTCGGCGGCAACCCGATCTCCATGGCCGCCGCCAACGCCACCCTCGACTACGTGCTCGACCACAATCTCCAGGCCAACGCCGCGCGTACCGGCGAGATCATCATCGGCGGGCTCAAGGCCGCCGCCGAGCGGCTGCCCGTCGTCCAGGACGTGCGCGGCAAGGGCCTGATGTTCGCCGTCGAGCTGCAGAGCCCGGCCCAGGCCGCCCGCTTCATGGAGCTGACCAAGCAGGCGGGCCTGCTGGCGGGCAAGGGCGGCCTGTACGGCACCGCCATCCGCATGGCCCCGCCCCTCACGCTCACGGTGGACGAGGCCACCGAGGGCCTGGGCATCATCGTCACCGCCCTCGAAACGATCGACGCAGAGGCAGCAGCGCAGTGA